TGAGGAAGAGAATAATAACTGTGTGGGCAGTAACGAAGTAACCAACAACCCGGATTGGAAAAGACTCTAAAAATGAGTGGTGACAtggttatgaaggttagatcccaGAAGCCATTCCTCTAACTCATCTTTTAAGGTGACTATATGTTGACGTGCGCGTTTAATTTTAGCTTGGACATGAAAAAAGTGGGTGTTGGCGTCCCCATAGGAGAACCACAGAATTCTAGATTTCATCTGCCAAAGCAAGAATTCATGGATAAAATAGCATTATACTGATTGAGATTAAGTGTTGTTCTAGCTGTAATAAAAAGTACGAAGGCCGGCGGCATAAGGCTCGTTGGGTGCCTAAGAGCCGAGCACGAATgcgttttttattttggttcacTTGACCAAAAACATTAGTGTTCCAATCAGCTAGACAACCTTGAAGGTggtgaatttttttatagaaatttccCGTGAAGTTGTCTAATCCCATAACCTGAGGTTCATGTGAAAACCTACATGTGGTGACTAGTTGATGGAAAAGAGGGTGAGTTTGCCACATAGGTTGAAAAATAAACTGTTTTATTGGGGAACGCCGCACCCACCACTCAGCATTTATAAAAGCCCAACAATTGCTTTGCTTGGGCTGTTTGCGTAGAAGATTTTGGTAGTTGAGCCATCTTACTCAAGTCctaatcatttatttttggcTCCAAAAAAATGCTAATTATTGTATCAGAAGCATAGCTATGTTAATTACTATACTAAATTTGTTCGGCCTTTCCTAGTCAACCGACAATTATATGGTGAACTTTTTCTTTCGCCTGGTTAGACTTTTCACCCTACGGATCATACAAGCCACCTTCCTCTTGTGGCATTTCAGGAGTGTGCACCCcatctatatattattattatcaccACATAGGCATATAAATCGGATACAAGTATATTGATATTATCaccaaataagtaaataaatctGATCACCAAGTAATAGGGTATAgctttaattgatttttctgGGGGTTATTTGcttatatacaaatttttaaagtttttaagttctttctttttcaagttcAGCCGTACTTTTatctacttttaaaaaataagccaATCCAAATGCATACGAGATATGTGAAATGCTAGAAGGAGCTGTGGCCATGTCTCTCATTTGATATGCTGCAACAGATGACAGACCCAGTAACATCTCAAGTCTCAAGAGACCTTTTAATATGGCTACCAAAGCATTCCAGTGGATGCACTCAAATGCTTGACATGAAAAATCTTGCACCTTTTGCTGAATGTTCAACAATGGATCAGCTACATTAGCTCAATATACCATTACCTGACAATTTGCCTGGTCTAATCAGCTTGCCCACAAAGAGATCTATATGTATGACCGATCGAGCACATATGTTGCAAAGGACTTTGGCCTTGCATGTACATTGGAACACAGCACCCAAGCTAATAAATACTAAATACACACCCCAATACTGCAATTGCCatatcaatttcattaaaagaaCACTGAAGCACCCACAACTCAACAAGGTCATCAAatccaacaaaatacaaatcatATAAACCTTGCCGGGACTTTCATGCCGAATCCACGTTTTGCCTTCTCGACACTGTTCAAAAAATTACCCATGGTCAATGACACATCATAAAGAATGCAATTTATCCCATCAGAAAAGAAAGACACTCAACAGTTTTGAGCATACATTTGCCTAACAAACCATACTCCATGGAACTGATACCATAAGATAGGGCAATTTAAGTTGTGAGATAGAAATTTTCTCAAATTCCAATTTATACTTGGTCTACATTTTTCTTGGTGGGGAAGGAAAGTATACTCCTTGTTAAAGAAGTAAATTAGTGTTCCTTATGCACAAAGTATACCTCGTCCACCAAAAATAAGGTTTTGAAGTCTTATAAATAGACAAACTACAAAGGGTTTGGTGGCTTAAGCCAAGGGTCCTCTCACACAAGGAGAAAATTTGAATTAGCTTGAGAAACCTTTAgagagaaattttattatttgtgagTGCAGTGCATAAACACTTTGCAATCTCTCTTTGATATAGTAAATTCATGCCTTGTTGCTACCCATGGACATAGGCTATTGCCAAACCACATAAATTCTTGACATTCTTCTCTAATGTGGGCTTGTGTCTATTTTTCTTGCTAGTTTTCTTTGTTCCTATCTTTTATATGTGACATCTTTCACAAGCCATAATAGTTGTCACTAGACTCGCTACCAATTTTTTATGGGAGTGCTATCCAGCGGCCCTTTCCCACAACAAACATAATCAAAGCTTTCACTATCACAACACCTTCTACATGGCGGGATGTGAAAACATGCTAACTAGtttcctccttttcttttccttcttttgttttaaagtCCATCAGGTAGCATTGAGGTGTTGGAAACAAGTAATGGTATCACCAATCATTAATTTTAGTATATACACTAGAAAAAAACTGATTATGGTATCACCAATTGTGTGAACTACGAACCACAATTCTTAGGAGTTAAGAATTTTAATCTAATTGATGGTTTTAGCATTGTCTCAGAGTTTCAAACATGCTTCTAAGCATTGTGAATGATTAGCAGGACTTACGTTGGAGCAAGTTTGCCCAAGCCATCTATTTCTTTGCCAGAGTCCTCATCTACAACTCTCCCAGAAATCTCAATAATATAAAATCTATCTCTTGCAGTTGGTAGTCCTCTGCTGGCAAGCAAGTCCAGATCTTTCTGATGAAGCTCTCTCCCATTAACATAGACACTTGTGTTTCCACTAGAACAATTTGTTGGAATGGGATAGTTGAATTCTTCAATAAATGGCtgcaaaacaacaacaaaaatttaccTATAAATTCATGATATTAAATTTTGTCACCAATTTATGAACCAAGAACCAATAGATCTCACAGGTATTATGCCAAGGCAAGGGTGGCCCATCACACCCCAGAATCCAGCTCGAAAATCATACCTGGTGAAAgcaaagacaaaaaagaaatatttttagtattttagcTAAATGAAAACTGCATAATATCATGCAAATAAACAATGACATGAAGAAGtccattttaaccaaaaaatatcTTGCTTCAACATAAAACGAGCTTGAGGTTTTTAGATGATTATAGACCAATACCAACTATATTCCTAAGTTCTCCTGCAACCATGACAAGAACACACAAATTTTCTGGGTAATTAATGCTTGTTGGAACCATAATCTTAAATAAAGTTCCTGCGAAATcataaattacacaaaataatatgAGATCTAGTTGAATCAATACTCATAGGCATAGGTTAACCACTGTCTTAAAGAGAGTCTTGGCCTCCATAAAGCACTTAAGGATTTCGGGCCAAGCCATCCCTTCGGTACATCATACAACTGAACTAAGGCTCAACCATCCTACTCTAGCATGACAAGAGTGAATACAAGTCTCTTCACACCAAATGCCAAACTATATCTAGAGACACCCATAAATTCGAACTATCAAGCCTTgtaaaagacttttttttattgcctCTATTTGTGAATACACCATCAACTATGTAAGAAATCAGGCAATTATTTTATAGCTTcataaaatttagaattaattGGTCACTAGGTTAGAGTTTCATTTATGGAAGCATCttcatataaattaataatacaatCTCCTAATTTGAATTGCCCAACAATGACCGTGTTTTTGTGTCACCTACATGGAATTATTCACAATATATTATTTCAATCCAAGATATGCATGTTTTGGATGATATATAGTGCATCAAACACCTGATTGTGATTATATAGACCTACCAATAATTTCCTGGCTGAATTGGCCCAGCTGACTTTTCAGCCTTTTTAACAACACGGTCTGGCATTGGTTGCCCATTAACGAAAACATTAGGTCTTTCATTTTCCAGCCTTCGAGTGGACCTAAAGCTCTTCTTGATGCGACCAATGAAGAATGATTCAGTATTCTTGTTCATCTTATGTTGATCTTTTTCCTTACTTAGCTCCACAGAGTCTTGAGATAAACTTGTATGAAGATAATCATTGAATGACACCTCCATCTCGGTTGCCATTGACATATCTTTAACAGAATTTTGTCGAGAAGTGATCCTACTAAGGACTGCCTTGTCTTGGTCCACACGTTTGCTATTGTTTCCCTGCCCATATTTGCCCACTGCAAGGTCATCAGAAAAATAAGAACTGTCCAGCAACGGTGAACCTGGAAGTGTAGGAGACAAGTCATCTCTCAAGGGCTGCACAGCAGAGTGAGAAATATCTCCCTGGACAATTGATGTACCTGGGCtctcagaagaagaagaagaagaagaaacaaaagacGAAGTAAGGCCATGTCTTTTCTCAGATTCGCTTAAGTTCAACCTTGGGTCTTCTGATTGCATACAGTGCCTATTATCTGTCAAATCGAAGATATAACTAGGATTATCCAAATCTTCAGAGCAGGAGTTTATGTTGCCAGCATTCAAACAACCTTGAGAACTTGGATTGCTTTCATTTAATACCTCTTTAGAACCTTCATCAGCCTCAGTAGATATTTGCTTGGTTTCTTCAGGAACAGGCACACTTAGTTTCTTATTTACAATCTCAAACAACACTATGGTTGAACAGGCACCACATCGCATTTTCTGCTGATTCTTCTCCATCTTTCTAAGTTTTCTAGGAAATTTTAACAACTCAAAGCAATTATGGCAAGTTATGAATGGGGCACCACCTGCTAGAGGATTGCAATGCCGTATATCCCCATGGGCTGCGATCACCCTTCTTCGACCACTCTGACCAAGACCATCCATGTCTGAGTCAATGTCACTTGCCCATCTTGTATGCATCTGCGGATTCCACGAGTAAGGATTGGCAACTTGAGGATTATAACTTTGTGGCCCAAGATTGTCGTGGCAGTGGAAATTGGAATTGATAGGGTCCTTCTGAATCCTTCTAGTGTTATACACGGTGGGTGGAACTCGTGGAGGAAGGTGCCAATTCTGGTTGAGGCAATGATAACAAGAGCATGCAGGCTGGTGGAAAAAAGTTTCAGGTTGATACGATGATGCAAAGGGATCTTGATTGAATCCCATGTACTGCCCTGGAAAGTATTCATAAGGCGGTCGTTGTAAGTATTGACCGGGAGGTTGATGGAGAGGCCTCCTTGTCATTTGTGGCTGATATGGATCCTCATATGCAGGAAACTCATTCATGACATGCCTTGGAGGATAGCAATTCAGTGAATCCATGTTATGGTGATTCCTAAAAGGAACAGTTCCATTTGTATGATTGAAGTAAGGTGGCCGTAGGCCATGCTTATCCAGGGCAGAAGGCTGCATTGAAACGTTATAAACATCCTGGCCACCATAAGGATCAGGCTGAGTCCTATCAACAGGGGCCCTTGGATTATCTTCCACATCACAAGATCTGCTAAGTTGATCCTTCAACTCCTCCAACTTCCTAAGGAGTTCAGCTCGATTCTGTTCTAGATGTACAACTCTGTTAGACTCATCCGATTCATCACCATGCTTTATAGGATCTCCATAGCCATAATACGATTCTGGCTTATAGTTTGAGGGTCCCTCATTAGGAAAAGCAAAAGCAGGATATCCCTTTTGATCAACAACCGCCCTGGAGCTTCTGTAAAATCCCCCAAACTCATCTCTTTCCACACCCCACTGCTCCATATTTGCCCTTGATCTCGAAGACCCAGCTGAACTCCTAAACTTGGCCAAATTTTCCCTGGTACTCAAATTAACAAAATCAGGCCTGTTCATTTTCACATCATGCTTGTTTCCATGAACCCAATTGTCAACAGGGCGTTCAGACAGTCCCATATATCTATCAAAATATCTAGTTTCTTTCTCTGTGCCACCCTGTTCAACCCTTAAGCCCTTAACCTCTTCCCTAAAATTTCTATCATTATCAAGCAAAACTTGTTTATTCTCTACTTTTGACAAAGAATTACCAATCAAATTAACAGTTCTTTCTCCAAAGATGCTCTCTTTCCCCCTATTCACTTCAATCCCGTCACTCCCCCTCTCAGTATCAGAAGCAATGCCTAAACTACCATCCTCTTTCTCTGACAAACTCTCCAATTTCTCTGAACTCCCTTTACCCTTCTTCTCATCAGATGTCAACAAAAGCCCATCATTCCCAGGAGCTTTCTTCTTAGCTGTAACACCAAAACAGCCTTATATATTGCTTTtgaaattgtcaaaaataaaatgaaacccCTTAAAGAACTAAACTTTGACATCTCTACCTTAAATTTcaaacatcttcttctttttttcaaaattgtttctATTAATTCTTAGCAGTCAAACTAATAAGAGTCAAACAATACAAAAACTATTAAAGttggagaaaaagaaagggaggaAAACCAAGCTTACCTCGAAGAATAGTACCACAACCACCACACCGGTAAACAGAGAAGTCAGGGAACTCTTGTAGCAGGTTTTCACACTTGGGGCAACGAACTAACCGAACGTTGGACCGGTCAGCCATTATTAAAGCATCAAAATCCAAGACCCAGAACCAGAACACCAACCTAAATCATCCAAATGCTAAATACCAACCCAACAAACCTCGAAACCCACAAAACCCTTTAAACtaaaaaccccccaaaaactcaataaaacaacaacaatttctACTTGAACACATTTTCACAAGAAGAAAATAGTATATACCCACATAAGAAATAGTTACAAAAATGGAATTGCATAAACGACATCCTACAGAGACTCACAGTACTACTACTTTGGGCTTCGTGGCTGGTTTGGTTTTCCAAACTCCCACTTTTTTCTTGCTATTGAAACAAACTAAAATATTCTtggttcataaaaaataaaaaataaaaaacaaaaatattcttgctattgaaagttgaaacaaactAAAAGAGTACAAAAatactaacaaaacaaaacacaacagaACAAACTTGTTTCGTTTTAAATTTCCGATAaagattaaagaagaagaaaaaaaaagtggttattGAACTGAGAATATACAGTTCCCAAGAAAAGGGAAGGAGTTAATATAGTTGGCTCGGTTCCCGACAGGTTTCCTGGAATATAAAAGGCATACAAGCCGTgaccagaaaaagaaaaaaaaaagcgtgTACGTGTCTAGGAAATACGCTTATAGGACCGAACTGTTTCAAAGCTTAGCTGGtttgaaaaagtaaaagtaGTGGTAcacctattatttttttaccactcaACCTGATAcacctattatttttttattactcacAATTCAACATATGATAAGTTGCAgcaaaacttactttttttcttcttttttttttttttggtgtcacTCGCATTTCTCTTTTGGAAAAGGCAAAACTAGCTGTGGTTGGCGTTGAGTTGACGAGTGAGATGGTTGACCGATTTGATAGAACAAGAGATTAACGGATATGTTACGCTTTGGTTTAGTTTAGAATTTGATTGAATGATAGAGAAGGCCCCCCACATTGATACCACAAGACATGGAAAAGAATCACTGTCCCAGAGAGTTTCTTGGATAGAAGAAGATAGAACCAATGAAAGTAACATGCCTGTGCAAGTGAGATTATAATAATCGAGTCAGAAAATTTGTTTGGAGGACCGTACTTAACCTgaattttaatcttttattaatataaagATTTTATTAACATGTGTACTTAGagtatattttattaaattatttataaaaaaatgaaaaaattactaatacttttttgacaacttttgaattctccataaaatattttcaaaactgaATGATTAATGTATGTCATACATAACCGAGCCCTTGATATGAAAGTATGTATCTATTATTAATTGAATTCgattattaaaaagaataaatatcataaactataaatttaagaaaaaagtaCATGTCATTGTCGTTTATATGAAGaatattttgaagaaatttttaatattttatgtttttcttataaattttaatgcaaaagaatattatgtatatgtatatatattcttaaatcGCATGTCATATGCTCAATAATTTATATGCCAcgtgaattttatattaaatattttctttaacaattTGTTCATGATTTATAAGACTAAATTTGTGATTAAATTCCTATAAAACTTGTGattaaatcaattataaatcGTAGATACATgatcaaaacaataaaaaactaaatggcATAATAACAAATGAATCAAGGTTGAAGAGATATTAATACATGTGAGCTTACCATCCTACACGCCGGCTGCCCAAGGAGTGTTAAACTATGTGAAACCTAGTTGTATTTTACTTGGATTTTGACCTGATTCAATATAAAAGTGTTATAGTTTTTAATGAGATCTTTTGTAAGGTTTAGTCTAT
This genomic stretch from Castanea sativa cultivar Marrone di Chiusa Pesio chromosome 1, ASM4071231v1 harbors:
- the LOC142621901 gene encoding uncharacterized protein LOC142621901 produces the protein MADRSNVRLVRCPKCENLLQEFPDFSVYRCGGCGTILRAKKKAPGNDGLLLTSDEKKGKGSSEKLESLSEKEDGSLGIASDTERGSDGIEVNRGKESIFGERTVNLIGNSLSKVENKQVLLDNDRNFREEVKGLRVEQGGTEKETRYFDRYMGLSERPVDNWVHGNKHDVKMNRPDFVNLSTRENLAKFRSSAGSSRSRANMEQWGVERDEFGGFYRSSRAVVDQKGYPAFAFPNEGPSNYKPESYYGYGDPIKHGDESDESNRVVHLEQNRAELLRKLEELKDQLSRSCDVEDNPRAPVDRTQPDPYGGQDVYNVSMQPSALDKHGLRPPYFNHTNGTVPFRNHHNMDSLNCYPPRHVMNEFPAYEDPYQPQMTRRPLHQPPGQYLQRPPYEYFPGQYMGFNQDPFASSYQPETFFHQPACSCYHCLNQNWHLPPRVPPTVYNTRRIQKDPINSNFHCHDNLGPQSYNPQVANPYSWNPQMHTRWASDIDSDMDGLGQSGRRRVIAAHGDIRHCNPLAGGAPFITCHNCFELLKFPRKLRKMEKNQQKMRCGACSTIVLFEIVNKKLSVPVPEETKQISTEADEGSKEVLNESNPSSQGCLNAGNINSCSEDLDNPSYIFDLTDNRHCMQSEDPRLNLSESEKRHGLTSSFVSSSSSSSESPGTSIVQGDISHSAVQPLRDDLSPTLPGSPLLDSSYFSDDLAVGKYGQGNNSKRVDQDKAVLSRITSRQNSVKDMSMATEMEVSFNDYLHTSLSQDSVELSKEKDQHKMNKNTESFFIGRIKKSFRSTRRLENERPNVFVNGQPMPDRVVKKAEKSAGPIQPGNYWYDFRAGFWGVMGHPCLGIIPPFIEEFNYPIPTNCSSGNTSVYVNGRELHQKDLDLLASRGLPTARDRFYIIEISGRVVDEDSGKEIDGLGKLAPTVEKAKRGFGMKVPARFI